Proteins encoded in a region of the Mesoflavibacter profundi genome:
- the epsC gene encoding serine O-acetyltransferase EpsC has product MQINLRIKETVSDLTKQLFYALFDDNSKQKEQLKYLEPIFKTVVKEITDKQPDNIWDAFESKLPEIKSKIELDAIATEKNDPACKSLQEIYLAYPGFHAIAIFRMSHELFLLDVPIMARMMSECIHGKTGIDIHPGATIGDSFFIDHGTGIVIGETSIIKNNVKIFQGVTLGGLSVKKSLSQTKRHPTIEDNVTIYANATILGGDIVIGKNSVIGANVWITQSVPPNSLVTYKSEINISTRPS; this is encoded by the coding sequence ATGCAGATAAATTTACGAATTAAAGAAACCGTTTCCGACTTAACTAAGCAACTATTCTATGCTTTATTTGATGATAATTCAAAGCAAAAAGAACAATTAAAATATTTAGAACCCATATTTAAAACTGTTGTAAAAGAAATCACAGATAAACAACCAGATAACATTTGGGATGCTTTTGAAAGTAAACTACCAGAAATAAAAAGCAAAATAGAATTAGACGCAATTGCAACAGAAAAAAACGATCCTGCTTGCAAAAGCTTACAAGAAATCTATTTAGCATATCCTGGTTTTCATGCAATTGCAATCTTTAGAATGAGTCACGAATTATTTTTACTAGATGTACCAATTATGGCAAGGATGATGAGTGAATGTATACATGGAAAAACAGGTATCGATATTCATCCTGGAGCAACTATTGGCGATTCTTTTTTTATAGATCACGGAACAGGAATTGTAATAGGAGAAACTAGTATTATCAAAAACAATGTCAAAATATTTCAAGGTGTTACTTTAGGTGGATTGTCGGTTAAAAAAAGTTTGTCGCAAACCAAACGTCATCCAACCATAGAAGATAATGTAACAATCTACGCCAATGCAACTATTTTAGGAGGCGATATTGTAATAGGAAAAAATAGCGTAATTGGAGCCAATGTGTGGATTACGCAATCCGTTCCACCAAACTCTTTAGTGACCTATAAGTCAGAAATTAATATAAGCACAAGACCATCATGA